One Streptomyces formicae genomic window, AGCGGGCGTGCTCGGCGTACTGGAGGTACACGGCCTGGTTGAGGTGGCCCTGCGAGTCCGTCTCGTACCCACGGACACCGATGCTCACGGAATACGGGTCTGCCACGGGATTCCCTTCGGGGTGCGGTGGTTGGGGTGGGTGTGCCCCGCGTCTTCAACTCACCCGTGGCACAGGGAATTCCGGGGGCGCCGGAACGGCCGCCCCAGGGGCGCGGGGAACTGCGCGAGCAACCACGAAAAAGCCGCAGACGCGTCTGCGGGGGATCTCGGCAGTCGCGTCTGCGGCTTGTCGCGCGCCGAGCGCGCCGTTCCCCGCGCCCCTGACGGGGCGTCTCCTTATGTCCGCCGAGGCGAAGCCAGGACGTAGCGGGCGCCGCCGCGTGCCTCCGCGTGCTCGCTGGTCTGCCACCCGGCCCGTTCCAGCGCGGCAACACAGGCGCGCAGGTCGGTCGGGGTGGACGCACGGACGGTGACCGCTTCCGGCTGGGGCGAGGGAGCCACCCGGTATCCGTCATGGCCCGCGCCCGCAGGCTCGCACCCGGTCGCCTCCAGCGCCAGCGCGGCCGCCTGCACCAAGTGGCCCCGCTCCCAGGCGCAGGGGCGCTCGCGCGAGCCGTCCGTGTTCGTCATGCGGCGCAGCTCGATCAGTCCCTCCCAGGCGCCGCGCACCTCCCGCGCGCGGGAGGGTCCCTCGGGGCCGACGGGTGCCGTCTCCGTGCCGGTGCGCGCGGCGAAGACTCCGGAGGGCGCGGGCGCGGGGGCCGGTGGCGGCTCGGGGGCGGCCGGGGTCGCGCCCTCCTCCCGTACGCGGTGGCCCGCGGGCGTCAGGAAGTACGCGTGCGGGGGGCGGGGGTGGCGGAAGGCGAGACGCGCCCGCACCAGGCCGGTGAGCTGGGCCTCGGTGCCGGACAGGCGCCCGGTCTCCGGCTCCGCGGCCGCGATGATCCGGCGCTGAGCGGCGGTGGGCGGTTTCACCGCGATGGCTCGGGCTGCGCGGGCTCGGGCCGCCGTGTCCACGCGTCCAGGAGCGCGAGCGCCTCTTCGGAGCCGGTGCCCGCCTCCGCGGTGTAGACGCTCAACCGCTGGTCGGGGTCGGCGGGCAGGGTGAGGGACTCGTAGTTGAGGGTGAGCGGGCCGACGATCGGATGGTGGAAGTGCTTGCTGCCGTGCGTGTGCCGGTGCACGTCCTGGCCGGCCCACCAGCGGCGGAAGTCCTCGTCCTGGACGGAGAGTTCGCCGACGAGTTCGGCGAGCAGCGGATCGTGGGGATGGCGTCCGGCGTCGCGCCGGAGCGAGGCGACGATGTCCCGTGCGTGGGTGTCCCAGTGGGCGTAGAGCGAACGGGCTGTCTCGTCGCGGAACATGAACCGCACCAGGTTCCGCTCGCGGTGCGGCAGCGCGTCGAAGTCGGTGAGCAGCGCGCGTGCCATCCGGTTGGACGCGAGGACGTCCAGGCGCCGCCCCAGCACGAGGGCGGGGGTGTGGTCGAGGATCCGGAGCAGGTCGCGCAGCCCGGGGCGGACCGGCTGCGGACGGGTCGCCGCGCGCCGGGGCCTGCTCGCGGCGGGCTTGGCGAGCTGGAACAGATGGGTGCGTTCGACCGGATCGAGGCGCAGCGCGCGGGAGAGGGCGTCGAGCACGGTCTCGGAGACGTTCAGCCGACGTCCGCGCTCCAGGCGTACGTAGTAGTCGACGCTCACGCCCGCCAGTTGGGCGATCTCCTCGCGGCGCAGTCCGGGCACGCGCCGGGAGCCGCCGTCATCGGGCAGGCCCGCCTGGCGCGGGGTGATCCGCGCCCGCCGGGAGCGGAGGAACTCAGCGAGAGCCGTGTTGCGGTCCATGCCGTTCACGATAGGACGCGGGATCGCCCCGACGGCCCGCGAAGGGGGGACTGGCAGTCCCCCGGTCCGGCCGTCCCCGGGGCGGGGTGGGCCTCCCTGAAGCCGGTCAGGGGCCGATTCCGGTGCTGAAGTGGAACGCGTCGAGACCGGCCGGGGCCCAACGGCCCCGGTCGGCCTCTGCCGCCTCGCACCGTACGAAGGGAACTCATATGTCGAACATGACGGACGTGCCGAGCACCAAGACTTTCCTGATCACCGGCGTCAGCACCGGCCTGGGCCGCGCGCTGGGCCGCACGGCGCTGGCCGAGGGCCACCGGGTGGTGGGCACGGTGCGCACCACCGCCGACGCGCGGGCCTTCGAGGCGCTCGACGGCGACGCGCACGCCCGCGTCCTGGACGTGACCGACCACGACGCGGTGGAGACGGTCGTGGCCGGGGCCGAGTGCGACCTGGGCCCGGTCGACGTCCTCGTCGCCAACGCCGGGTACGGCCATGACGGCCTCTTCGAGGAGTCCTCGATGGCCGACCTCCGCCGCCAGTTCGACGTGAACGTCTACGGGACCGTGGCGGTGATCAAGGCCGTCCTTCCGCACATGCGGGAGCGCCGATCGGGCCACATCATCGCCGTCACCTCGATGGGCGGCCTGATCACCATGCCGGGCCTGAGCTTCTACCACGGCAGCAAGTTCGCGGTGGAGGGCATCCTCGAAACGCTCGGCAAGGAGGTCGCCGACTTCGGCGTCCACGTCACCGCCGTCGAGCCGGGCAGCTTCCGGACCGACTGGTCGGGCCGCTCGATGATCCGCGCACCCCGCTCGATCGCCGACTA contains:
- a CDS encoding oxidoreductase, yielding MSNMTDVPSTKTFLITGVSTGLGRALGRTALAEGHRVVGTVRTTADARAFEALDGDAHARVLDVTDHDAVETVVAGAECDLGPVDVLVANAGYGHDGLFEESSMADLRRQFDVNVYGTVAVIKAVLPHMRERRSGHIIAVTSMGGLITMPGLSFYHGSKFAVEGILETLGKEVADFGVHVTAVEPGSFRTDWSGRSMIRAPRSIADYDELFDPLRARRVNGSGTQPGDPDKAAAAVLRVVAADQPPTRLLLGTDALRLVEAGRAAFEHEMRAWVDVSASTDFDEVGRSA
- a CDS encoding helix-turn-helix domain-containing protein, translating into MDRNTALAEFLRSRRARITPRQAGLPDDGGSRRVPGLRREEIAQLAGVSVDYYVRLERGRRLNVSETVLDALSRALRLDPVERTHLFQLAKPAASRPRRAATRPQPVRPGLRDLLRILDHTPALVLGRRLDVLASNRMARALLTDFDALPHRERNLVRFMFRDETARSLYAHWDTHARDIVASLRRDAGRHPHDPLLAELVGELSVQDEDFRRWWAGQDVHRHTHGSKHFHHPIVGPLTLNYESLTLPADPDQRLSVYTAEAGTGSEEALALLDAWTRRPEPAQPEPSR